The Bacteroidota bacterium genome contains the following window.
AAGTTAATTGTAAAATTAAGGCCTACTCTTGACGTTTTTTGGCATCCACGCCCCGCTCCTTGATGGGTTTAGGGGATTTTTGAATTATATTTTATATTATTTATGTTATCAATTTTATTTCAAATAGAGATGTAACATAATCCAGCTAATAAATTGAAAATAAATTAAATTCTCATAAATTCCCTAGTTTACTGATTATACACCTATAAATCCTTTTGATTTAATTTAAGGCTGGATAATGTTAAAATATAATGTGTAAAGTTAAAATCTCAAAAACATACAAACAATTGAAGAACAAAACGTTAATAATCTAACATTAAGTTTTATAGATTAAAATAAGAAAAAATAAACCTGAATGGTTAATTTTTTATCCTAATAAGAGGGGATATTCTGAAGAAATGCAGATTAATTCCGGTTTTATAAAAGACAATTAACCTGAAAATAGGATTGGGAAGGAAGAATATTCCGTTTCCAGGGATGAAAAAATAGGGAGCACTATTTAGATGACTTTATTTTCTCAAGGATTATTTAAATCTAAGGTTATCACATAAAAAAGGTTTTGAGTAAAAAAACTACTCAAAACCTGAATTTATGCAATAATGAGGGACTGATTATCTGGCAAACATGCTTAAAGGCATTCTGACAATTACCCCATATTGTGAAATATAAATTTCCTTACTGGCCAGGACATTATTTCCGTCCCTTAATTCAATCAATGCCTTATCAGGAATGCGGTAAAAAATTTCATTTTTGGCTTTCAACTGAAGCGGTTCATTTCTCGAAAGAGTGTCTAATCTGCCTGTTCTTTCTTTACTGCTGATAAAAAGAGAAATTGGACGTCCTTCCGTGTTTTTGTCTACAATACCTTCTGCATTTGAGAAATAAAAAAGGTCTACAGCCTCGTCCAGCTTTTGAGCCTGGGGAACATAGGTGAAATGATAAATGTGATCCTCCGTGATGGTCTTGCCAATAAATAAGGCCATGTATTCCTTTTCAATACGGCTCAACTCTTCCAGGCAGGTTGAAAGGGTATTCCCGGCCGGCAATGATTTATATCCCCCCGAAACCAGCTTCAACCGCTTCTTCCTGATTTTGTAAATGACATTGGCTGCTTCCGAAGCCTTTTCTTCAAATGTCTTGATCACCTCCGACTTTTTTATAATAGGAATCCGGTTAAAGGTAGAATCTGTAAGCACTGTTTCATATAAAGTGTCATTTTCTTCGGCCATATTGCTGTTCATCGAAAGTTCTTTAAAGAGGATATTCCCATATCCCGGATTTTTATCGGCCAAGTTGACCGAAACAGCATTTGAAGCTTCAATATGGTTAATATCGAAAATCAATCCATTTTTGCAGAGATCAAACAATTGGCGATAGGCAAAAGGTTTGTCTCCGGACAGGGTAACCATAAAGTACTGGTTGACATCACACTGCGCTCCATCGCTGAGTCCGACATTCGAAACAGTCCAATAAACAGAATCTTTAACCGGAACATTTTTGATGCCCAGGTATTTATCTGCATATTTATAATAAGGCCCCCTTTTTACATAGTTTTTAGTAATTTTTGCCTGCACATTCACCACATTTTCAGGCAAAGCGTAAAGGAAAGAGTTTTCAGACAACCGGGAAGCATCGTTAACACGTACAACTTTTATGCTTTGGGTTGAATTGCAACCGCTAAAAATTGCTGCCAACAGCAACCACTTATAACAACTTTTTATCATTCTTCTCATTTTTATGTAAATAAATAAAAGCTTTTCCTAAATGATTGATAATATCAGAAGCGATCATGGCTTCCTGTCCCACAGCCTGAGCGGCCAGGTCACCGGCAAGTCCATGAATATATACACCAATAACTGCAGCCTGCCAGGAGGCATACCCCTGAGCAAGCAAGGAAAGAATAATTCCGGTAAGGGTATCACCGCTTCCGGCAGTAGCCATGCCCGGATTTCCTGTTGAATTAATAAAACATCTTCCGTCAGGGCAGGCAATAATCGTGTTAGCTCCTTTAAGAACCACAACAACCCCATATTTCCGGGCAAATTCTACCTGAAGCCGATGCCTTTCGGCCGAATTTGAACATGCCTGAGTGATCCGTTCAAATTCTTTAGGATGGGGAGTAAGTACCGTATTGGTGGGCAAAAAATTCAGCCACTCTTTCTCGTCCCCAAGAATATTAATGGCATCGGCGTCAATCACCAACGGAGCTTTGGCTGCATGAAGCAAATCAAAAAACATCTTTTTGGTCAGCATGTCCAAACCTATGCCCGGTCCTACTCCAATGGCAGAATATGAATCCAGGGCAGGGAAAAGCGACAAATAATTTTTATGCCTGTCGGCCTTTACCATGGCTTCCGGCACAGTGCTTTGCATGATATTATATCCGCAACGGGGGACCTGCACGGTCAACAGCCCCACCCCTGCCCTCAAGCAGGCTCGGGAAGCCATTACTGCAGCCCCCATCTGTCCATACCTGCCAGAAATTAAAAGTGCATGGCCGAAATTACCCTTGTGCGAAAATTTTCTTCTGTTTTTCAGACAGGAACTGATATCCTGCGACTCCGGGAAATAATAATCTGTATCCAGATTTTTGATCATTTCAGGGTGAAGCCCTATATCCAGAACGTGAAACCTGCCAACATAAACTTCATTCTCGGGTAAGAAAAAGGAAAGTTTTGGAAACTGAAAAGACAGGGTATGACTGGCTTTTACAATATGGCTGTCGGCATCGCCACAATTTATATCACCCTGAAGTCCTGAAGGAATGTCAATTGCAACGACCACAGCGGAACTATTATTTAACTTATCAACAATTTCTGCAGCCAGTCCGGACAGAGGCCTCGACAATCCGGAGCCAAAAAGTGCATCAATTACAATATCTTCAGGAAGTATATCAGGAAATTGGCCGGCATCGCCCAAAGTTACCACCGCCTCTGGTTTCAAGTCCATCAGCCGTTGATAATTCACCATTGCATCATGCGAAAACTTTTCTGATATTTGGGGTATAAAGACTTTTACTTGCCTGTTGTCCAAAATCAACATACGGGCCAATGCAAGTCCATCTCCGCCGTTATTGCCGGGGCCAACAATAATTTTAACAGGCCGGTTGCAATCCATGTTCTCCTTTAACCAATGAAAACATGCAACAGCAGCCCTTTCCATTAAATCGACCGAAGAAACCGGTTCATGTTCAATGGTATAAGCATCAATATCCCTGATTTGTCGTATCTTAAAAATCTTCATGCCGGCAAAATTAAGTATTTTTCCTCTTCCTGTTTTAAAATAAAAGAACAATCGAAATTTTCCAAATTAATATAAAATCCGCAAAATAATTTTGGAAAAATCCTGAGTTTTGTCATCTTTCTTGCAAATTACCAAATAGTAGTTATTTTTATTGCGTTTTTACACAAAGGTATTGTTCAAAATATAAAATCACAAATCATGTTTAAAGGGCATCCAAAAGGATTATATGTATTATTTTTTGCGAACATGGGGGAACGTTTTGGCTATTATACCATGATTGCAATTTTCATTTTGTACCTGCAGGCCAAATTCGGCTTTAGCGTTCAGGAATCTGGCCGTGTATATGGTACTTTTTTATTTGGGGTTTATTTCGCACCAATCTTTGGAGGTTGGCTGGCTGATAATGTTTTAGGTTATGGGAAAACCATTGTAATAGGAATCATTTTAATGATTCTGGGATACTTGTTACTGGCAAAACCCGGAATGAATCCTGCTTTCGTTTATATCGCACTGTCGGTTATCTGCCTGGGTACCGGTTTATTTAAGGGCAATCTTCAGGCCCTGAACGGGAACCTTTACGACGATCCCCGTTACAGCTCCCTGCGCGACTCGGCTTTCAATATTTTTTACATGGGAATAAATGTGGGAGCTTTCTTTGCACCTTCAGCTGCAACCGGCATTCGTAATTATTTCCTTCATAACAACGGGTTTACTTACAACGTAAAACTTCCAGAACTGGCCCATCAGTATATCAACGGGACCCTGGCCAACACTTCAGAACTAACCCGTTTTGCCACAGCCCAGCTGGGACATGTACCCTCCGACATGACAACATTCTGCCACCGTTATATTGATTCATTGAGTTGTTCGTATAACGCAGGTTTTGGCATCGCTGCAGTCAGCATACTTGCTTCTTTGGCCATTTTCCTCGGTTTTAGAAAATATTACAAATATGCTGATGTTACCCAGAAAGAGAAAATTAAAAATCACGAAGAGAACCTCGTACAACTGACGCCTGAACAAACCAGAAACCGTTTCAAAGCACTGGGACTGGTCTTTTTCGTGGTCATATTCTTCTGGATGGCCTTTCACCAAAATGGTTTTACACTTACACTTTTTGCCAAAAACTATACATACCAGACTGTGGGTAAAGCCACTTATACACTTTTCGATCTGGCAGCCTTATTGCCTATCATTGCAGCCATTATTGGTTTGATATTGGTAGTTCTGCGAAGTACAAAAAAATTAACCAAATTTATCGGCGGATTTTTATTTTTCGCAGGTTTGGCGCTGGCTTACATTGCCATCGACAAATTTAGTGACCACATGCCCATCACAGCCGAACTCTTTCAGCAGTTTAATCCCATATTCATAGTATTTCTGACTCCTTTGGTCGTAGGTATCTTCGGAGCCTTGAACCGTAAGGGCAAAGAACCCAGTTCGTCTAAAAAAATCGCAATCGGGATGGTACTTGCTGCAGCAGGTTTCGGAATCATGGTCCTGGCTTCGCAAGGTTTGCCCAGTCCTTGCGCCATCAACCAAGGAGTTTCAAATGTTCTGGTTACCCCCTACTGGTTAATCAGCACCTACTTCATGCTCACCATCGCAGAACTGATGCTGAGCCCTATGGGTATTTCCTTTGTTTCAAAAGTGTCGCCGCCTAAATATAAAGGCCTGATGCAGGGCGGATGGTTTGCAGCTACCGCTGTGGGCAACCTTTTGGCCGGTTTCATCGGCCCGCTTTGGGCAAAATGGCCACTCTGGCAATTCTTTATGTTGCTTGTTGTCGCCGCCTTATTATCAGCAACTTTCATGTTTGCCATCAGCAACAAATTGGAAGAAGCTGCAAAATCATAAATTCCCGTATACCATGCAAAAACAGCCGGAGATCCTAGAATTTCCGGCTGTTTTGTTTTTGGGACCCCAAAAGGGATTTACTTGTGAACAAAACCCTAATTATTGGGCCTGGACAACAATATTCAGTCAAATAAACCGACATACCAGATTTCTTTCCACAACGAAAATTTGTTACCAGCAATATTTTTCATATAAACTTTAAAGTCAATATTCCTTCCCCGGTAATTAGTGATCGAATAATTGATTTTATAAAGACAGATACAGTTGCAGGCATAACTTTCCGGATTTTTGTCCTTAAGATATACACTCACCACACTCCTGTCTATTACAACAGAATCCTTTAATTCTCCACAGCAGGAATAAACAATATCAATAAATAAGTTCAACTCATCTTCATCAGGCACGAAATACAATGAATCTGACATTTCTGATACAGATTCAAGCGACTTGTTCCGTGAATTAAAGCAACCTGAATAATTGGCTTTTTTTATGGAGATCAAAGTATCTGAATCCGTCTTCTTTTCGCATGATAAAAGAATCAGGGATAAGGCCGGAAGTAAAAAAATTAATTTTTTCATCATTGGATAGCGTTAAATGAAGTTTACTAATCTTTACCCTTCTATATTTTCAATATGCCGGCTAAAAAATGACGATTAACGAAATTACTTTTCTGTGAGATTATTTTTTATAAGATGAAATTTCACCCCAATAAGTTGCCTTTCGAAGACGAAAATCTATTTTTAACTAAAATTTATTTACCCTAAAAACAAATATATGTTCAAATTTCTTATTATTTTTCGTATGGATTTATAATATTAAATTTTGTTCAGTTAGGCAGGAAAAGGAGTTTGAAATTAATAAGGCTTTTAGAGTTCAATTTTTATATAAATATTTAGACTTGAAATAATTAAACCTAAGTATAAACTTTAAAATATTAAAAATGAAAACGACTCTCTTCTTTTTTATCTTGGTTTTTGTGATTATTTTAATATTCATTGCCCTGCTATATGGCTATTTTAAGTATGGACTATTTACCGATTATAATTCAATCAGGGCCAAACGGGACATTAAAAAGGGAAATGTGAGGATATTGATTTTGGGAG
Protein-coding sequences here:
- a CDS encoding peptide MFS transporter, with amino-acid sequence MFKGHPKGLYVLFFANMGERFGYYTMIAIFILYLQAKFGFSVQESGRVYGTFLFGVYFAPIFGGWLADNVLGYGKTIVIGIILMILGYLLLAKPGMNPAFVYIALSVICLGTGLFKGNLQALNGNLYDDPRYSSLRDSAFNIFYMGINVGAFFAPSAATGIRNYFLHNNGFTYNVKLPELAHQYINGTLANTSELTRFATAQLGHVPSDMTTFCHRYIDSLSCSYNAGFGIAAVSILASLAIFLGFRKYYKYADVTQKEKIKNHEENLVQLTPEQTRNRFKALGLVFFVVIFFWMAFHQNGFTLTLFAKNYTYQTVGKATYTLFDLAALLPIIAAIIGLILVVLRSTKKLTKFIGGFLFFAGLALAYIAIDKFSDHMPITAELFQQFNPIFIVFLTPLVVGIFGALNRKGKEPSSSKKIAIGMVLAAAGFGIMVLASQGLPSPCAINQGVSNVLVTPYWLISTYFMLTIAELMLSPMGISFVSKVSPPKYKGLMQGGWFAATAVGNLLAGFIGPLWAKWPLWQFFMLLVVAALLSATFMFAISNKLEEAAKS
- a CDS encoding NAD(P)H-hydrate dehydratase codes for the protein MKIFKIRQIRDIDAYTIEHEPVSSVDLMERAAVACFHWLKENMDCNRPVKIIVGPGNNGGDGLALARMLILDNRQVKVFIPQISEKFSHDAMVNYQRLMDLKPEAVVTLGDAGQFPDILPEDIVIDALFGSGLSRPLSGLAAEIVDKLNNSSAVVVAIDIPSGLQGDINCGDADSHIVKASHTLSFQFPKLSFFLPENEVYVGRFHVLDIGLHPEMIKNLDTDYYFPESQDISSCLKNRRKFSHKGNFGHALLISGRYGQMGAAVMASRACLRAGVGLLTVQVPRCGYNIMQSTVPEAMVKADRHKNYLSLFPALDSYSAIGVGPGIGLDMLTKKMFFDLLHAAKAPLVIDADAINILGDEKEWLNFLPTNTVLTPHPKEFERITQACSNSAERHRLQVEFARKYGVVVVLKGANTIIACPDGRCFINSTGNPGMATAGSGDTLTGIILSLLAQGYASWQAAVIGVYIHGLAGDLAAQAVGQEAMIASDIINHLGKAFIYLHKNEKNDKKLL
- a CDS encoding DUF4831 family protein, with amino-acid sequence MIKSCYKWLLLAAIFSGCNSTQSIKVVRVNDASRLSENSFLYALPENVVNVQAKITKNYVKRGPYYKYADKYLGIKNVPVKDSVYWTVSNVGLSDGAQCDVNQYFMVTLSGDKPFAYRQLFDLCKNGLIFDINHIEASNAVSVNLADKNPGYGNILFKELSMNSNMAEENDTLYETVLTDSTFNRIPIIKKSEVIKTFEEKASEAANVIYKIRKKRLKLVSGGYKSLPAGNTLSTCLEELSRIEKEYMALFIGKTITEDHIYHFTYVPQAQKLDEAVDLFYFSNAEGIVDKNTEGRPISLFISSKERTGRLDTLSRNEPLQLKAKNEIFYRIPDKALIELRDGNNVLASKEIYISQYGVIVRMPLSMFAR